A single Anabas testudineus chromosome 10, fAnaTes1.2, whole genome shotgun sequence DNA region contains:
- the LOC113160597 gene encoding putative protocadherin beta-18 translates to MIRALLFGAVASQSQPHNTQIAHYHACELGLALCFFSSSSDFATDVVMTGLLCCVARKKQFSWWPLLLCICVAEMALGQVRYSIPEEMPMGSIVGNIVQDLGLDVRRLKSGRARIFTEDGSEYIGLNVEKGTLVVAKRIDREELCKQVSPCSLHFQIILENPMELHRIDVEITDINDNAPLFMEKEYNFQVSESALPGARYSLESAKDSDVARNTVQTYKLNPTDNFKLNIVSRPDGTKYIEMVLHTSLDREKQEEHKLTLTAFDGGDPQKSGSVKINVVVLDANDNAPVFSQSVYRITVSENASKGTVVLKVSATDNDKGANEEVVYSFSHNTNSASPLFNMDPHSGEMTVVGVLDYEKAKHYEIDIKATDKGGLADTSKVLIEVTDLNDNAPVISIISLSNPIPEDSAPDTVIAMLNIKDLDSGKNGQVKCFINPDLPFKIKSSSTNFYSLMSDDVLDRETLPEYNITITAMDEGFPSYSTNKTLHLKISDVNDNAPMFPQQFMTAFITENNSPGMSLLSVKASDKDTGNNARISYFLEDSQLNGLSASAYFSVNVESGEILAVRSFDYEQTKEFNIRVKAQDGGSPPLTSNVTVKILIQDQNDNPPQVLYPVQTGGSMVAEMVPRSADVGYLVTKVVAVDVDSGQNAWLSYKLQKATDRALFEVGLQNGEIRTIRQVTDKDAVKQRLTVIVEDNGQPSRSATVVVNVAVADSFPEVLSEFTDFPHDKEYNDNLTFYLVLALAVVSFLFITCLVVIISVKIYRWRRERMFYKSSGNLPVIPYYPPLYADVGGTGTLKQAFSYEVYGTTDSRASDVKCSRPFSQNTLSVDHSATRTVPRQKTDSENMLTEVRSASSLPPHKPHI, encoded by the coding sequence ATGATCAGAGCTCTTTTATTTGGAGCTGTAGCCTCACAAAGCCAGCCGCACAACACTCAAATAGCTCATTATCACGCATGTGAGCTGGGTTTggcactgtgttttttctcttcatcttctgaTTTTGCGACGGATGTCGTTATGACTGGCCTTCTTTGTTGTGTGGCCCGAAAAAAACAATTTTCGTGGTGGCCGCTGCTTCTCTGCATTTGTGTCGCAGAAATGGCTCTAGGTCAGGTTCGTTATTCTATACCCGAGGAGATGCCCATGGGCTCCATTGTCGGGAATATCGTTCAGGACCTAGGCTTGGATGTTAGGCGACTGAAATCTGGACGGGCCAGGATATTTACCGAGGACGGCAGTGAGTACATTGGTCTGAATGTAGAAAAAGGAACATTGGTTGTGGCTAAAAGGATAGACAGAGAAGAATTGTGCAAACAAGtgtctccctgctctcttcattTCCAAATCATCCTTGAAAATCCAATGGAGTTGCATCGTATTGATGTAGAGATTACAGATATTAATGATAACGCTCCTCTTTTCATGGAAAAGGAATACAATTTCCAGGTTAGCGAATCAGCCCTACCTGGGGCTCGCTATTCACTTGAGAGTGCCAAGGATTCCGATGTGGCACGGAACACTGTTCAAACATACAAACTCAACCCTACAGATAATTTCAAATTGAATATTGTTTCTCGTCCCGATGGAACAAAATATATTGAAATGGTTCTTCACACGTCGCttgacagagaaaaacaagaagagcaCAAATTGACACTGACAGCGTTTGATGGAGGAGATCCTCAGAAATCGGGTTCTGTTAAAATAAACGTCGTTGTGTTGGATGCAAATGATAATGCACCGGTATTCAGTCAGTCTGTTTACAGAATAACAGTTTCTGAAAACGCGTCGAAAGgtactgttgttttaaaagtcaGTGCCACTGATAATGACAAGGGAGCAAACGAAGAGGTGGTGTATTCATTTTCCCACAATACTAACAGTGCATCACCTCTGTTTAATATGGACCCCCATTCCGGGGAAATGACTGTAGTTGGTGTTTTAGATTAcgaaaaagcaaaacattatgAAATAGACATTAAAGCTACAGACAAAGGAGGCTTGGCAGACACAAGCAAGGTGCTCATAGAGGTGACCGATCTGAACGATAATGCTCCTGTCATAAGTATAATTTCCCTTTCAAATCCTATACCAGAGGATTCGGCACCTGATACAGTTATTGCGATGCTCAATATTAAAGATTTGGATTCAGGTAAAAATGGCCAggtcaaatgttttattaacccAGATTTACCTTTCAAAATCAAGTCGTCGTCTACTAATTTTTATAGCCTGATGTCTGACGATGTTTTGGACCGTGAAACATTGCCGgaatataatataacaataacagCAATGGACGAGGGTTTCCCATCTTATTCCACAAACAAAACGCTTCATTTGAAAATATCGGACGTAAACGACAACGCCCCAATGTTCCCACAGCAATTTATGACTGCTTTCATCACTGAAAATAATTCACCTGGCATGTCACTGCTCTCTGTCAAAGCCAGTGACAAAGACACTGGGAATAATGCGCGCATTTCCTATTTCCTTGAGGACAGCCAGCTGAATGGGTTGTCAGCCTCGGCTTATTTTTCAGTAAATGtagagagtggagagatactTGCTGTGCGTTCCTTCGACtatgaacaaacaaaagagtTCAATATTCGCGTCAAAGCGCAGGATGGAGGCTCTCCTCCACTCACTagtaatgtgactgtgaaaatactgatcCAGGACCAGAACGACAACCCTCCTCAGGTTCTGTACCCAGTCCAGACTGGCGGCTCTATGGTGGCTGAAATGGTGCCTCGTTCAGCAGATGTGGGCTATCTGGTGACTAAAGTGGTGGCTGTTGATGTGGACTCTGGACAGAATGCCTGGCTCTCGTataaactgcagaaagccacagacagggcGCTGTTTGAAGTGGGCTTACAGAATGGAGAAATCAGAACTATCCGCCAAGTGactgataaagatgcagtcaaacaaagactcacTGTCATAGTGGAGGACAACGGGCAGCCCTCTCGTTCAGCTACAGTCGTAGTTAACGTGGCGGTGGCGGACAGCTTCCCTGAAGTGCTGTCGGAGTTCACGGACTTTCCACACGACAAGGAGTACAATGACAACCTGACTTTTTACTTAGTGTTGGCTCTGGCTgtagtttccttcctgttcatcacGTGTTTAGTGGTTATTATATCAGTCAAAATCTACAGGTGGAGACGTGAGCGCATGTTTTACAAATCAAGTGGGAATCTTCCTGTCATTCCTTATTACCCGCCCCTTTACGCAGACGTGGGAGGTACTGGTACGTTGAAGCAAGCATTCAGTTACGAGGTGTACGGAACTACTGACTCCCGGGCCAGTGATGTAAAGTGCTCCCGACCCTTCAGTCAGAATACTCTGAGTGTTGACCATAGTGCTACCAGAACTGTGCCAAGACAAAAAACTGATTCAGAGAATATGCTCACAGAGGTGAGATCAGCCTCTTCTTTACCTCCTCACAAACCCCATatttaa